The following is a genomic window from Leptidea sinapis chromosome 1, ilLepSina1.1, whole genome shotgun sequence.
gctgtttgacttgattcctgccaccgaattccactttcgcacgacacgatacaaattaggatatcatctccacgaGTTATCCAGAAcgtgttcctccacagtgcggttttcaaagaactttcttttaCGTACAATGAAGCTGTGACTTCCTTGTAATGTGCTATACGACATGGACGATGTCGTACCATAGATACTttacatgtgtaccttcaaaaaaagcgcgtacacttttttaaagggtaggcaacgctcttgtgattcctctggtattgcaggagaatgtgggcggcggtgatcacttaacatcagatgacccgtacgctggtttgtcgtctcttccataaaaaaaaagaaaatcaatgAGAAGAGATAAAGTATCTCCAACAACTTGCTTATATTGTTGTGGTATATTATTTATGCAAGGTACCAATTTTGAAGTGAATttaatgaatgtttttttttatttactttataattttattgtttttactttaaaatgtaACCTTAAAACAGAACTTTAAAATTGATGTGATCATGATTCTCATTGAGatctttaataacataaaaacattGGATTTGGTAAATCCAATTCTATTTTCtgcatttataaattatgtttagtttaaaaattaatgtgagaaaatatgaatagaaaaacctttaaaatttaattaataactacATAATTACCTTGTAGctttcactcttttaaattcagCAGAAATAAAATCTGTGTGTGAAACACAGAAAACGcgtcatcaaatattttataaacgcGTCTATTTTTGGAAGATTATCTGATTGCGCTTTAATTATTCCACTTTctcattgtaaattatttattattctacagatcattgaataataaaaaaccaaaataatattttacatatcgTTATCGAAAATGATATCTAGGAACCATACCATTGCTTATGTTTATCTagactttgacgtcacactgcgcttcaaccaatagcattgcgGACACACAGAAGTGTCATACTAGTGGCCAGCTCAGCCGCAGCATGTCCAGCCTGTAGGGAATTTCGTATTAAGCCGAACCGGAACCCGCAAATGAACCTGAACCCCCCAGAACCGGGTTGCAACCGTATTACTGATTCTTaatcttgtattttttttgaaataaatcatAAGATCCTATTATAACGTGTccactatagtaaaaataattcaaagaaTTCAATTGAAATATAATCCGGTATAACATCTCAAGTGGCCGCGCCGGGTTTGGCGCTAAAGCAGCTTAGCGGGTGGCGTCTGCGAGCGCGCGGGACGtgagatttatatataaatagactATATAGAGGTATGTTAAGGCGTGAAACAATAACACACAGATGTACTTCCTCATTTATATCCATGACTAAAGCTGTTTTGCTGCACCGAACTAGCGCAGTCCTGCTGTGTGCTGTGCTAAACATCTTGGTGTTCTTGTTGATTATCTAATGACTTGGAGTGATCATATTGAGGCGACTGACCCTTACAACTATTGCTGATCAACAAACTTGGAAGGTTGTATACTTGTCGCTGGCACTGTTTGTCCTGAAAACGATTTTACGTGAGCACCTTGAGTTACcctttgttaaaaatatataaagcgaCGGGCTGGCCGCACCTGCAATGTGAAACGTACTCGTATTGCACTTGTCAGACATCATTATGACTATCTTTCGGCTAAAATCTATAACAAATTTAATGCACTGATAAACTTTCATCCTCTGTCTGACTGGAAATGCAAAAATGAAATGACCAAGTTTTTGCCAAATCTCAATTATAAAGACACTGAACAAGTGTTCATAATACCAATGAATATaggtttatttttaagtaatttgtttaatttaaattgttagttAATGAGATACTTTTATGGAgtgttatttatatacattgtaTGTAAATGTAgcagatatatttatattaagtatagtaCTCCTACTTACACTATCAAACTTAATAACATGATTGTACCTTAATTTCCTAAGGATTCGTataaactacactggcctgcaaaagtaagtatcacacttttcaaattatttttttttcttaactatagaaggtaaagatttaagattaaaaacgttttgttgcaaattttataggctttaattcttagaaactaaaattatacattagtaacatttttaacttaaaaaagataaaacaatgaaaatagacatttttagtttagtgtaaaaaaattcaactaaaatgtattacatgttatttaatttttaataactggtattgccttctcgagctctgattacagcttcgagccggtttggcatactgaacactaggtttcggagccgatgttggggaatattctcgcattcttctaccagggcctgctctggtgccctgagggtagtaggtggtggtctgcgatttctgactagcctcccaagctcacccaggcgtgttcaatcgggttgagatcaggacttcttgatggccaagccatcacgctgataccgacctcctgaatatactcttgtacgatatgagccgtgtgtggccgggcattatcatgcatcagcatcgatccatcacccatatctgctaaatacggccctgcatactcattgagaatctcttgagcatatctttgcccagtgagggtgccattttctatggctactagctctgtgcgaccttctgaagatatgccagtccatacatgtacactgcctccaccgtattggactctttctgagatgcaggcttgaaggtatcgctcaccaggtcgcctgtaaacacttcgccttccatcagaagtgtaaagggagaatcgagactcatctgcaaacaaaattcttgaccattcttcttcatcccactgcatgtgttcacgggcgtatcgcagtctcgctactcgatgctgtctctcgagttttgggccactcgctggtcttcggggtttcaaatttgcccCAGCatgtcttcttctcactgtactgtcactaatgtaccctcagggtctgaagtagctgttgctggacttcaactgcattttggtggcgatttcttaacacagtggaaataatagaacgatcttctcgggcactggtacacatgggtctgccattacaaggtctcctcagatggtgtctagtctcttcgtaccttcgctttaccttctggaccgttcgtaccgtcacacccaccattcttgcagtgcgacgcatactgatgcctagttccagaaaagccatgatcctagcacattcttcaactgaaagaggcatgataaataaatgttatgtgctttttagcataaatttttaaaacaagacccatcgatcttgaaaaaaatttaaaacagaaagaaaaatgtgaatggtaaaattgtaattcggaaacgtccactttgaaaaaggaatggttttgtttttgaggttttttttttcagccaattcttaaaagaggttaccgactataaagtttttatgtacaaaattaaattctctttggagtcctttttatttcgaaagtatatcttgtgaacttaaaacgttatcccaattttaaaagtgtaatacttacttttgaaggccagtgtatatattatatagttcttAAACTAtactaacattattaaaatagttattattttaactaatattaGTTTTAGAGGCTATATAGCCTCaaattgtatttgaaataaCCTAAGAACATAACTGCCCCTATTGTCCCGAGGTGGGCGTAAATAGCTGCGACACAGGTTATATTAATGTAGCTACTTacgatatatttttgaaaaggtATGTTATTATGgtcaataaaaatctttaaatccataaaaaaagcagTTGTTTTTGACTATTTTTAAACAACTTTCACTTTAAATGTTTCTAAGAAGAAGCCTTATTTTCTGTTTCAATTGGATACCTTGTTCTTTGTAAATCTtggaatataaattaatttttggtaatatatacttataacaaGAAAACAAGTTTTTAATGGCCACTTGTATTTTGAGCCCATTTCTATGTTCCATATTTGTTTAACATATAACTTAGAACTAAGTTGTAACTTTTAAGTTATTGCTGATATGCTCAAtttatagtaacatttttttgaCTCATAAGCAAAGCGTAAGTTGATACCATTAAGAAATATGAAGGGAACTTGGGTTCGCAAACAGAGTGGCTGATGTTAattgcctttttttatgaaaataagggacgagacgagcaggacgttcagctgatgataactgatacgccctgcccaatacaatgcagtgccactcaggattcttgaaaaacccaaacattctgagcggcactacaattgcgctcgtcaccttgagacgtaagatgttaagtctcatttgcccagtaatttcactagctacggcgcccttcagaccgaaatacagtaatgtttacacattactgcttcacggcgtagtacccataatctagctgacatcctgtgcaaaagaagGTAAAAAAATGAACGGAAACATTTGatgtttgtgtttttattttattttaaattattctataaataaaatatcatataaaagatgttatttgttttatttttaaattatataagaatataGAGATAGCCATATGATGAGCTATGTTTAATtcggttcaaattttttttccaCACAACGCATTTTTGATGTTTTGTCATATTTTATAGCCATAGTTATATGAACAtcatttttaatagtaataacaggtcataaaaatgtttgtatGTTATTAGGATTTTTAGCTCaaagaatattaatatatttttttatagtaatcTCTCTAAAAAATAAGTCAGTAAACTATATCGGTAAAAAATTACAGATATGATAGTTTAAGATGAATATAATTTACTATTCATTATACTAGaaacatagatatattttttttttctaaaaccaaaaaaaaaacattattcattCCTAATGTTATAATACTATTGAATTAATGTAACTATTTCTCATACTTTTGACAGAAATAATCATGAGTTAACCAAAAAAGTGAAACTAGAAGAGAGTTCAAACATTGATGAATCAAACGACAAAACATTATTTGCTTTATTAAAACTACAGTTACCATCAATAGAGAAACCACCGGTAGAACTTGACACGGAGAAGTTAACaacattttctaatattttacaaaaattcaCAGCTGACCATACAGTAGAGACGgtaagaatttttaaataatatgaattcctttaaattcaattaaataatttacttgaatttaatatagttattatttgtaatttaatagaCCTGACCTGACAATTCACAAATGAAGggtgtatataaataaagtagaaAATATTCTGATTTAAACTATTCTaatgatgtttttattaaataattcaaatttatttagcaaCACATACCAAGCAAGAAGTATAAAAAGCTGTCAATTGACTGGGctcttaaaactaaattaagaCTAATGTCCCCCAGACCGTTCCCTTGGAGCACCAAATTAAAAGCAAGTGAAGAAGCATCTGGTATCACGGGGTAAgtggttaaaatattttatacaagttaaataattataacacagATAATACTTGTCAACTTCGCAGTTGTAATGAAGTTACTTTTGATAATTCCATTACTTACATGAGTCAGTGGCCAATAATTAAGCATTgatagtttttcttttaaatatacaaaacattatatCCATATTACATTCGATTGTATTTCAAACTCTagctagttttatttttctctaACAAACCACTTTATCTTCAGTAACACTTCATAGTTGCATAATTTTTCATACTAAATagcaattttatcaaaaaaggTTTAGCATCCCTGTCCTAATGTGATAACTGCCGTCTGGTCATCACGGCTGACATCGGTTCATCATCCACCCAGGTTCGTCCGCTGCCTGGACACCAGCTCGTCGTCGACGCTGGACACGTCGCCTCGCGCCCGCTTCCATCAGACGTGCCTGTACTGGCAGCACCCGCACCTGCCGTGGCTCAACCTCTTCCCTCGCGCCAGTGGCAGGGTGGCCGCCACCAGCTTCATGGCCACCAACGATGAAGTGAAGCAGGCTCTACTCACAGAGTGGACCGAGAGCTTTCGCTCCTTATTTCAGGTAATCTTTTTATGTAGCACCAATAGCGTGTCTACGACATATCGTCTGGTCTTCGTTCACAACGCCAATGTTCCAGCTGGTGCGCGCGCGTCACTGCCCCTACTTCTACGTGTGCGCCAACACGTTTACGGTCCTGTTCCGCGCGGCCGGCCTGTGCGGCGCCCCGGAGCCCTGCGCGCTGCTCGTGCCCAGTACGCGGGGGCTGCGCCAGACGCTTCGGCAAGAAggtttcttgtatatattatacttcatttttccatacaaaagtTATCGACTATTTTTCCCTTGGTTTTTAACCCTAGATCAAtgatattaaagtattaaaaaaggaagacatgtcactagcgcgccgaaaatgaATCGCCTAAATGGAGGCAATTGGtccctttggtcgtagtcgctctctcgatatgaaaacggtacgcacgcgttttttgttgacagaattgcttacaatttcaTATAGGTACAagttacaacattaaaatgccgtcttgtgttatgggaagatgcactaattacgaaagtaaaaaaaatcataaaattacataccacagctaagaaataatgaaatacaatatatttgatttaattatttatctaacaaaataaatatgacaacgccgatcgccgccaagccgatcataaattaacgtacagaaatgacgaaatattgatgctgtctatTGCGGGATGATTGAGGTAGTACATTTtaggaaattatgtaaaaaaggcttgttgcagtgaatttaacacgaaatataatattttttaataaacaagtgcgtatatagatagctgaactatcaaactacaaaaacaagttttagggtaggtaccGGACGTAGACAGTGCTATTAGCTTACGttggagttttttcagtaacactgtttCTTTCGGTATATCctttgctaactgcagaagaatcgaTGGATCATTTTGTTCTTCTCCCATCATCTTATTGTATTAAACCCTgaacaaaaatacattcataaataatataagatacaaaaagtaataattgtaaacttaaaacattttggGAGCCATCGTTAGTAAAAGTGTAAAATCCcacccttactgtagatacattttggttttgttttgttatgtctgtatgttttttattattttatgtacaaataactgatatcatcaatgtggctatatattatgatcaaaattaaattatttttttttaaaatcaatgacactttatttactaatttcaatgcagttttactacttaataacttttaccacataaactcgtgaataaataggattttaggcataaatcacggtgtacgaaaaaaaatcatatctgacgAATTATTCTGTATTGTTCTattcaaatacgaagcaattagcaaattagatctatctctttttcgcttgcatTAATTGCGTAATGTAGTGTGATAtagcaatgttaaattattaatgtgtgcgttagtgtatcattttcaaacaccatatgttgtctaggtaacatatgtatacttttaaatatcattaccctagatcaaaattatttacaaataaaatcaatattatcgTCTCCTGTGTCTCTctgtttcgtttttttttaatatattttttgtaagtgctgccagactaagtatattacACACAAATGTGTTTGCACAGACGTAGAATTCACAATGCCACTGCGACCCGACATAAAGAAGTGTCTGAACAGATCGGACGAGGATCGCAAGAACACCTCGCACGACAGCTGCTACGACACAATGGACTGCGCGGGAGCTGACGACGATGATGCCGACGAGGACGCTGACGAGCTCCTGTCGCAAATGGGGCTCGAGACGGAGCAGATCAAGAAGATCAGTAACGCGCAGGTTCACACATTCAGTTTGTTCAGCTCGCTAACATACAACTACGCTCCACACACCACCACCACAAACTAAAATATCATCTTCACCATATCACCTTGACGTTTCTCCGAAATGCAGTTTTCCAGATAGTTTATTCTTCAATTTGTAAAATCAactaccggctgcagttttccgaATCAATACGAATAACCTTCAAGATTTGAAGATACTCgcaacttaaaggccggaacgcatcCCTTGGCCACTGGcattgcagatgtccatgggtggcTGCCTCACTATTTCCCATCAGTCTCTTGCTCGTTTGCTCCTCCCTCTcttatgaaaagaaaaatattacaagaCGAGCCTACGGAAGTAGGGCATTGCCACATTTATTTAGAAGCGTTTCGTCATATTATCGAACCCTGATAGCTTATTCTGAGTAAATGAATActagaaattattatattaaataatatgctTTAAATATCAACGccaacgctcgtgtgattcctctggagtttcAAGAGAGTATGGGCAGCAGTGACCG
Proteins encoded in this region:
- the LOC126966246 gene encoding protein downstream neighbor of son homolog isoform X1, with amino-acid sequence MNPPSPWKKPSEVMQIHKIKKRKKALQERMKQPSNLNTTEPSGSSKGTVDLDFSRILNGDKRKNPFSKNNHELTKKVKLEESSNIDESNDKTLFALLKLQLPSIEKPPVELDTEKLTTFSNILQKFTADHTVETQHIPSKKYKKLSIDWALKTKLRLMSPRPFPWSTKLKASEEASGITGFVRCLDTSSSSTLDTSPRARFHQTCLYWQHPHLPWLNLFPRASGRVAATSFMATNDEVKQALLTEWTESFRSLFQLVRARHCPYFYVCANTFTVLFRAAGLCGAPEPCALLVPSTRGLRQTLRQEDVEFTMPLRPDIKKCLNRSDEDRKNTSHDSCYDTMDCAGADDDDADEDADELLSQMGLETEQIKKISNAQARVAAGLERGVDSAHESLVLVRGSDAQALFNFLLNCRSLASSSGPLAAVPPTLLAPTAFHGGTLQSLKMRENVILSDSKKYYSIEVRGPILPTAVHALLEVARSSCGSSFSATLAHHQPTLAFCWASPGITQDEISKENENHFAKAFNKENLSDCGISEQLLAHFCSPDPSVVRPLDSVKYNLEDDTYTW